From the genome of Papaver somniferum cultivar HN1 chromosome 2, ASM357369v1, whole genome shotgun sequence, one region includes:
- the LOC113351703 gene encoding cysteine-rich receptor-like protein kinase 25, giving the protein MGAVGNISDCCYGRKGGIVLRPSCNIRYESYPFYDYKQETNPGHLPSSPPPKPNVTATTGGTVNNGFSNRTNGNNLDKVHGLFLCRGDQTNDACQSCVTTAAEEITKKCPNKKDAIIYYDECMVRYSNQSMVQKNPGVSLFNMNNASDPDRFKPLLGELLEELVTRATANSSKFSTGTKGRG; this is encoded by the exons ATGGGTGCAGTTGGTAATATCAGTGATTGTTGTTACGGGAGGAAAGGTGGGATAGTTCTTAGACCTAGTTGTAACATAAGGTATGAGTCGTATCCTTTCTATGACTACAAACAAGAAACTAATCCAGGTCACCTTCCTTCAAGTCCTCCTCCGAAACCAAATGTGACTGCAACAACAGGAGGTACTG TAAACAATGGATTCTCTAACAGGACCAATGGAAATAACCTAGATAAAGTTCATGGTCTTTTCTTATGTAGAGGAGACCAAACAAATGATGCCTGCCAGAGTTGTGTGACAACTGCAGCAGAAGAAATCACGAAAAAATGTCCCAATAAGAAAGATGCTATAATATATTACGACGAGTGTATGGTGCGATACTCAAACCAATCCATGGTGCAAAAAAACCCGGGTGTCTCCCTTTTTAATATGAACAACGCATCTGATCCTGATCGATTTAAACCGTTATTGGGAGAACTATTGGAGGAACTTGTTACAAGGGCTACTGCTAATTCATCAAAGTTTTCAACAGGAACGAAAGGCCGAGGCTGA